GATTGGTTGTTTTTGCCGGCACTCTTTCCACTCTGAAAATACTACCGCATATATCTCCCTTGTTCATACGGGCATTTCCAGGATCGTCCGGATGGTCTACCCAGATGACTAAACGGAGAGCGTTTTCTTCCGGCTTCGGCTGAATCGTCCGGACTCCGCCCTGGACGTCGGAGGCTGCTCTTTGCTCAGCCGCTATTTCAAAAGAGAAGAATTCACTATAGATTCTATTACTTGTGCTGACGCCAGCTTGAGTCCCTGTGGTTATAAATACCTGAAATATAGTCACCAAACGTGCGCTAAGGGGTTATCTACGGTTCATTATACGGTTTTATGTATGTATTCGCTGATCTGGCCTTGGTCAACCTGTGCCACGCGTGCGCTGACTGCCATGTCCTCTCGTCCGCCTGAATACGCAGGAAAGCAGGGGTATTTTTACAAAAACGCCAGAGAACAAAACAGATCATGGTGGGACGTGACGACGAGATCGACGCGCGGTTTGCATCCTCTGCCGCCGGAGAAAGAACTGCGTGGCCCTTGTCGCCCTGAAGACCCTAGATAATCCTCCCCATGGCCACGGCTAGGCTGCGATCCCCGTCGGCGTTCACCATACGTGGGGTCCTCCTCCGTCACTACTCCGCGAGACCCGCCATCGCCGGCGAGCCCCCGCACGCCGTCTCGGGTTCCTCCCCACCACCTCCTGCCCCAGTGGTCGCCCCCGGTCCCGGTGTGACAATGGCTAGATTTGATCCGCGTGGTGCTGCGTAGCTTCGAGCTGAGGCGTGTGACGCGATTCTGCCGCGTGGTGGTCGCTCTCCTAGTGCGATTAGGTGTTACGATTAGTGAATCGCTCTTCCTGCTCCCGATGGCCATGACCGCCGGCCAGACTGGAGCTGCAGCCGAGGCGCCGACGCCGTGCCGGAACCCAGCCGTGCTCGGCTCAATGGAGAACTTCAGCCAGTGGAAGGAAGCCAAGCCCCACACCGCCGTGACCAAGGATTCAGAGGAGGAGAACTTGGTCACGCTCTCCGACCCAGTGACGGCCCTGGCCATAAAGCAAGAAAAGCCGGCGGTGAGCTCGGACTACACCCGACTCGCTCTGGACGACCATGTCCTCCGCCACATGGCCCTCCGTGCGTGCAGAAGGCCCGCCTCACGCTCCGGAGGTCCTCGTCGACGATTGCATGGTCCACCCTCGTGAAGTTCCGGTGGTTGCCGCCGCCGGCTGTCCGCCTCCGCCCCCATGCTGCTTCGCTGAGGCTGCTTTCCCTCGGTCTAGTGGACGATGTTGTTGCTGCTTCTGCCGTCATCCTCTCCTGCATCTCTTCGCCGACGCACCCTCCCATGCTGCTGCCGTCGCCCCTGCTCGACATGGCCCAGGCCATCTTCCCTTATGCTGCTTGCCCCAATATGATAGATTTTCCTGATTTCACTCCAAGAATCCTGGCTCTCCCTGACGTTGAGTTCATAATTGAACACCGTTGTGCAGTGGAAGTACTGACATGTTACAGAGTTCAAGACACTTCCAGTTTCCAATTGATTTATGATTCACTAGTAAAAAATTATGTTCTGAACTCTGCAGCCAAGTGAAGCAAAAGGAAATTGCTAAGCAAACTAGTCTATGTGCCTTTATCCGAACTGAATGAGAAATTTGAGTTCAGAGAAAAGATGGCTCTGCATCTTCTATGCAACTGAAGTGAGAAATTTTTTACGGCCGGCCCTGGCCAACGCGACGGGTGCTCCTGCCCTCGCAGCCGCCGCCACAAGAGCACTGTCGGCGCTGTCGCGCGGGTCACCGCCGGCTCGGACAACGCCCGGCCTCCGCACGTCACCGACGCCGGCGCATGATTGGAGACCAGCACCACGTGCGGTTGCCGACCAAGAGAGGCAGCAGGTCGATGCAACTAGCTGAAGTCGAGTCGCACGATGAGGTCGTGCCCGATGGGAGCATGCGCGTCCTCGGCGTCGCTATCCTACCACTCCCTCCACAACGTCCCGACGAGAATGGTGCAGAACCATCATGGTCGACCGCAGCGTCCTGTTCGTCGGGTCGTCTCCTCCTCGAGTACGCCGAAGGCGTCGCTGGACTCGCTTCGCCATGCGGCCATGGAGCTCCCGCTGCTCGCCAAGCACAACTCGGACTACCGGATTCGCATCGCGGCGTCCGGAGCGGTGCGGCCGCTCGTCGCGCTGCTGTCGCACCGTGCAGTTGCTGCAGGAGCTCGGGGTCACCGCGCTGCTCAACCTGTCAATCTGCGACGAGAACAAGGCCATCATGGTCGAGGCCGGCGCGATACGGCCGCTCGTGCGCGCGCTCAAGTCCGTTGCATCGCCCGCGGCCAGGGAGAGCGCCGCGTGCGCTCTGCTCCGCCTCTCCCAGCTcgacagcgccgccgccgcagccgtcgACCACGCGGGCGCTAT
This sequence is a window from Aegilops tauschii subsp. strangulata cultivar AL8/78 chromosome 7, Aet v6.0, whole genome shotgun sequence. Protein-coding genes within it:
- the LOC141026960 gene encoding U-box domain-containing protein 8-like — translated: MRSCPMGACASSASLSYHSLHNVPTRMVQNHHGRPQRPVRRVVSSSSTPKASLDSLRHAAMELPLLAKHNSDYRIRIAASGAELGVTALLNLSICDENKAIMVEAGAIRPLVRALKSVASPAARESAACALLRLSQLDSAAAAAVDHAGAILLLVSLLKTGGARRKKDEAPRLRLLSGRWSWPLGAGMSMLAASFQRW